In one Conger conger chromosome 5, fConCon1.1, whole genome shotgun sequence genomic region, the following are encoded:
- the sox11b gene encoding transcription factor SOX-11b, whose translation MVQQTEHSETESSMSRDATDTEESELMACSPVPLKPDWCKTATGHIKRPMNAFMVWSKIERRKIMEQSPDMHNAEISKRLGKRWKMLKDSEKIPFIREAERLRLKHMADYPDYKYRPKKKPKLDSSSKSTTPSPEKSSNKITKTAGKKCTKLKPNKAGSRPSHDYRYDYVFTNLKGSKTVKRELTDDEDEDDEYEDELPMRIKQEEIEEPVRPYNVAKVPASPTLSCSAESEGTSMYEEMRDAGPNRLFYNFKNITKQSTACPASLSPASSSRSVSTSSSSSEDADDLLVDFSLNFAAPSQGSELGNSNSGNLCLSLVDKDLDSFSEGSLGSHFEFPDYCTPELSEMIAGDWLEANFSDLVFTY comes from the coding sequence ATGGTGCAGCAAACGGAACACAGCGAGACAGAAAGCAGCATGTCCAGGGACGCTACAGACACCGAGGAAAGCGAGCTGATGGCTTGCAGCCCCGTTCCATTGAAACCTGACTGGTGCAAGACAGCCACCGGTCACATAAAACGACCGATGAATGCATTTATGGTTTGGTCGAAAATTGAAAGGAGAAAGATCATGGAACAGTCTCCGGACATGCATAACGCAGAGATCTCAAAACGACTGGGGAAGCGGTGGAAAATGTTAAAGGACAGTGAAAAGATCCCATTCATTCGGGAGGCAGAGAGACTccggctaaaacacatggctgaTTACCCGGACTACAAATACAGACCGAAGAAAAAACCAAAGCTCGACAGCTCTTCAAAGTCCACCACGCCTTCTCCAGAGAAGTCGAGTAACAAAATCACCAAGACGGCCGGTaagaaatgtacaaaattaAAGCCCAATAAGGCGGGCTCCAGACCTTCTCATGATTACCGATACGACTATGTTTTCACAAACTTGAAAGGTAGTAAGACCGTTAAACGGGAACTCactgatgatgaggatgaggacgaCGAATATGAAGATGAGTTGCCAATGCGGATTAAGCAGGAGGAGATCGAGGAGCCAGTCCGACCATACAATGTAGCCAAAGTCCCTGCCAGCCCAACACTCAGTTGCTCTGCAGAATCGGAGGGCACTAGTATGTATGAAGAAATGAGAGATGCAGGACCAAATAGACTGTTTTATAATTTCAAGAACATCACCAAACAGAGCACCGCCTGCCCTGCATCTCTCTCACCAGCCTCTTCATCCAGGTCCGTTTCCACCTCGTCCAGTTCTAGCGAAGATGCGGACGACTTACTCGTTGACTTCAGTTTGAATTTCGCAGCCCCTTCACAAGGGTCAGAGCTCGGGAACTCAAATTCAGGAAATTTGTGTCTCTCTTTGGTGGACAAAGATTTGGACTCGTTCAGTGAGGGTAGTCTTGGCTCTCACTTTGAATTTCCAGACTATTGCACCCCAGAACTCAGTGAGATGATTGCTGGGGACTGGCTGGAGGCGAACTTTTCGGATTTGGTGTTCACTTACTGA